A window of the Cucurbita pepo subsp. pepo cultivar mu-cu-16 chromosome LG01, ASM280686v2, whole genome shotgun sequence genome harbors these coding sequences:
- the LOC111807660 gene encoding uncharacterized protein LOC111807660, which yields MNTLTDLHSLPFFNSAVHHPSSPPPISTGYLEDAFLEFTSKRPRFDHHLLQLEFPHTYWSSCCTWEGDAFNSTNHIDHINHNYDYYYYDTVSTDEMFGASPKSRISDETNTDLSMGDMKTPEIEAFSTPNDFYYEHQADAEFLPCKQPISTDGGSVTKRPKKRKVVYPFELVKPGGIDGDITLNDINENMLMPPTRPVRHPVGDFACRPCVSAEGPGLSGKAVVALTKIHTRGRRGSITIIRTRG from the exons ATGAATACTCTCACTGACCTTCACTCTCTGCCGTTCTTCAACTCCGCCGTCCACCACCCATCTTCCCCGCCGCCGATTTCCACCGGCTACTTGGAAGATGCCTTCCTGGAATTCACTTCCAAACGACCTCGTTTCGATCACCATCTTCTTCAATTGGAATTCCCTCACACCTACTGGAGTTCCTGTTGCACGTGGGAAGGAGATGCCTTCAATTCCACCAACCATATCGACCATATCAAtcataattatgattattattattatgatacGGTTTCTACAG ATGAAATGTTCGGCGCATCGCCAAAAAGCAGAATTAGCGACGAAACCAACACAGATCTATCCATGGGAGATATGAAAACGCCAGAAATTGAAGCGTTTTCCACTCCAAATGATTTCTATTATGAACATCAAGCCGATGCTGAGTTTTTGCCTTGCAAGCAGCCAATTTCaacag ATGGTGGGAGTGTAACAAAGAGGCCGAAAAAGAGGAAAGTGGTGTATCCATTTGAGTTAGTGAAGCCGGGAGGTATCGACGGGGATATAACCTTAAACGACATAAACGAAAACATGTTGATGCCGCCGACACGGCCAGTCCGACACCCAGTTGGGGATTTCGCGTGTCGGCCGTGCGTGTCGGCGGAGGGACCGGGGCTGTCTGGGAAAGCCGTGGTGGCGCTGACCAAAATCCATACTCGAGGAAGGAGAGGGAGCATCACTATTATTAGAACCAGAGGCTAA
- the LOC111780068 gene encoding non-specific lipid transfer protein GPI-anchored 2 — MASFSSVSTPLIVAVFVILVASEGFIAPAGAAGECGKTPVESAALGLTPCLAATRDARAKVSPACCSRVAAMFNTSPKCLCAILLSPVSKQAGINPAIAITIPKRCNIRNRPAGKKCGKYTLP; from the exons ATGGCCTCCTTTTCCTCTGTTTCAACACCTCTCATTGTGGCGGTGTTTGTAATTCTGGTGGCTTCCGAGGGGTTCATTGCCCCAGCTGGGGCGGCAGGAGAGTGCGGGAAGACACCGGTAGAGTCCGCGGCGTTGGGGCTGACGCCGTGCCTGGCGGCCACCAGGGATGCCAGAGCTAAGGTTTCGCCGGCTTGCTGTAGCAGAGTGGCGGCGATGTTTAATACTTCCCCGAAATGCTTGTGCGCTATTCTGCTTTCGCCGGTGAGTAAGCAGGCCGGAATTAATCCGGCCATTGCTATTACCATCCCCAAACGCTGCAACATCAGAAACCGTCCCGCCGGCAAGAAATGTGGAA AGTACACTCTCCCTTGA
- the LOC111801558 gene encoding uncharacterized protein LOC111801558, which translates to MKKPITARKIKHGRHRSYPTHITTLKPSMRKLKSFMVADIETLYLDDIHKPYAAGLMMVSPHDKINQSMISHYFSEDYSIILDSFEDWSTKVLYNLVLKILTIVKRAKSTLTIYFHNFSRFDGILLLKHLAYHHKSLKLKPLMRNNRLYELAVYRNKKMLFRFRDSLNLLPGKLSSLGNNLCPDLGPKGSISIPYDKLKVEDLVNNKRELLDYMKQDIRLLGGVMQKAQKIYWEVYKVDIEKRITLSSLALSIFRLKYQEQ; encoded by the coding sequence ATGAAGAAGCCTATTACTGCAAGAAAGATCAAACATGGTAGGCATCGTAGCTATCCAACCCATATCACAACACTCAAACCATCTATGCGAAAGCTGAAATCATTCATGGTTGCCGATATCGAGACACTATATCTTGATGACATTCATAAGCCTTATGCAGCTGGTCTAATGATGGTTAGTCCTCATGATAAGATAAATCAGAGTATGATTTCTCACTACTTCAGTGAAGACTACTCTATAATCTTGGATTCCTTTGAAGACTGGAGTACAAAAGTACTTTATAACTTAGTATTAAAGATATTAACTATTGTTAAAAGAGCTAAATCAACTTTAACTATTTACTTCCACAACTTCTCTAGATTCGATGGAATTCTCTTGCTTAAGCACCTAGCATATCATCACAAGAGCTTGAAGCTTAAACCACTGATGAGAAACAATAGGCTTTACGAGTTAGCTGTCTATCGCAATAAGAAGATGTTATTCCGCTTCAGAGACTCCTTGAATCTACTCCCTGGCAAACTGAGCTCCCTTGGGAACAATCTTTGCCCGGATCTTGGACCAAAAGGCTCAATCTCAATCCCATATGACAAACTGAAAGTAGAGGATCTGGTTAATAATAAGAGGGAATTGTTGGATTATATGAAACAGGATATTCGTCTATTGGGTGGAGTAATGCAAAAAGCACAAAAGATATATTGGGAGGTGTACAAGGTGGACATTGAAAAGAGAATAACCCTTTCCTCACTTGCTCTTAGCATCTTTCGTTTAAAATATCAAGAACAATAA
- the LOC111801642 gene encoding uncharacterized protein At4g26485-like — protein sequence MAGFVDGITDRGSVSEKTIMHYKSSHTILLVGEGDFSFSACLAKAFASAANMVATSLDSKELLLRKYSRVAANLEALGLLGGTVLHEVDATEMSQHCSLSYKEFDRMVFNFPLHQHLVRWFLREARKLMSDKGEIHITHKISYPYYDWEIEELAKKEGLLLNEKAEFNLWDYPNYENKRGGGGNSDLTFPVGACVTFKFVKY from the exons ATGGCTGGGTTTGTTGACGGTATTACAGACCGTGGATCAGTAAGCGAGAAGACCATAATGCATTACAAAAGCTCCCATACCATACTTCTGGTCGGAGAAGGCGACTTCTCCTTCTCTGCATGCTTGGCCAAAGCCTTTGCCTCTGCTGCCAACATGGTTGCCACTTCCCTCGACTCGAAAG AATTGCTGCTGCGTAAGTACAGTCGTGTGGCTGCCAACTTAGAAGCGTTGGGGCTGCTTGGTGGCACGGTGTTGCATGAAGTGGATGCGACAGAGATGAGCCAACACTGCAGCCTCTCGTACAAGGAATTTGATCGTATGGTATTCAACTTCCCAC TCCACCAACATCTTGTGAGATGGTTTCTTAGGGAAGCAAGGAAATTGATGAGTGATAAAGGTGAAATTCACATAACCCACAAGATCTCATATCCTTATTATGATTGGGAGATTGAGGAATTGGCAAAAAAGGAGGGGCTGCTTCTGAATGAGAAGGCGGAGTTTAATCTGTGGGATTATCCAAATTATGAGAATAAAAGAGGGGGAGGTGGCAACAGCGACCTCACTTTCCCCGTCGGTGCATGCGTTACATTCAAGTTCGTGAAGTACTAA
- the LOC111780062 gene encoding glutamate decarboxylase 4-like has protein sequence MVLSKTFSESDVSVHSTFASRYVRDSAPRFTMPQNSMPKEAAFQIINDELMLDGNPRLNLASFVTTWMEPECNKLIMDSVNKNYVDMDEYPVTTELQNRCVNMIAHLFNAPLGDSDTAVGVGTVGSSEAIMLAGLAFKRKWQNKRKAEGKPYDKPNIVTGANVQVCWEKFARYFEVELKEVKVREGYYVMDPVKAVEMVDENTICVAAILGSTYNGEFEDVKLLNDLLVEKNKKTGWDTPIHVDAASGGFIAPFLYPDLEWDFRLPLVKSINVSGHKYGLVYAGIGWVIWRTKEDLPEELIFHINYLGADQPTFTLNFSKGSSQIIAQYYQLIRLGFEGYQNVMQNCHDNAMVLKEGLEKTGRFSIASKDMGVPVVAFSLKDRSRHDEFEVSEMLRRFGWIVPAYPMPEGAKHVSVLRVVIREDFSRTLAERLVLDIIKVLAELDTLPPKNSGKSRSLEDGKKEKAKETEREIASYWRNITKARKIKLAANQAGPSVTVIAK, from the exons ATGGTGCTCTCCAAGACTTTCTCAGAATCGGATGTCTCTGTTCATTCCACCTTTGCCTCTCGCTATGTGCGGGACTCTGCTCCAAGATTCACCATGCCCCAAAACTCCATGCCCAAGGAGGCTGCTTTCCAAATCATCAACGACGAGCTCATGCTCGATGGCAACCCCAGGCTCAATTTGGCTTCCTTCGTCACCACTTGGATGGAGCCCGAGTGCAATAAGCTGATTATGGACTCTGTCAACAAGAACTACGTCGATATGGACGAGTACCCTGTCACCACCGAGCTTCAGAACCGATGTGTCAATATGATTGCCCATCTCTTCAACGCTCCCTTGGGAGACTCCGACACGGCGGTTGGAGTTGGCACGGTGGGATCCTCGGAGGCCATCATGTTGGCGGGATTGGCCTTCAAGAGGAAGTGGCAGAACAAGCGGAAAGCAGAGGGGAAGCCTTATGATAAGCCGAATATCGTGACAGGGGCGAATGTTCAAGTTTGTTGGGAGAAATTCGCGAGGTACTTTGAAGTGGAGCTGAAGGAAGTGAAGGTGAGAGAAGGGTATTACGTGATGGACCCTGTCAAGGCGGTGGAGATGGTGGATGAGAACACCATCTGCGTCGCTGCCATTTTGGGGTCGACTTACAATGGGGAATTCGAAGATGTGAAGCTGTTGAATGATTTgttggtggagaagaacaagaaaacagGGTGGGATACTCCCATTCATGTGGATGCTGCCAGCGGTGGATTCATAGCGCCGTTTCTGTATCCAGACCTCGAATGGGACTTCCGGCTTCCATTGGTGAAGAGCATCAATGTGAGTGGGCACAAATATGGGCTTGTCTACGCCGGAATTGGATGGGTCATTTGGAGAACCAAAGAGGATTTGCCTGAAGAGCTGATTTTCCACATAAATTACCTCGGAGCGGATCAACCCACCTTCACTCTCAACTTCTCCAAAG GGTCAAGCCAAATCATCGCTCAGTATTACCAACTAATCCGCTTGGGTTTCGAG GGGTACCAGAACGTGATGCAGAATTGTCACGACAACGCAATGGTGCTGAAGGAAGGGCTTGAAAAAACAGGAAGGTTCAGCATAGCGTCGAAGGACATGGGGGTGCCAGTGGTGGCATTCTCTCTGAAAGACAGAAGCCGGCACGACGAATTCGAGGTGTCGGAAATGCTGCGACGGTTCGGGTGGATCGTACCGGCATACCCAATGCCAGAGGGGGCGAAGCATGTGTCGGTTCTTCGCGTGGTGATCAGGGAAGACTTCTCGCGCACGCTAGCAGAGCGGCTGGTGCTTGATATCATCAAAGTGTTAGCCGAGCTTGATACTCTGCCACCCAAGAACAGTGGAAAATCGAGAAGCTTAGAAGACGGCAAAAAAGAGAAGGCAAAGGAAACAGAGAGGGAAATAGCAAGTTATTGGAGGAATATAACTAAGGCTAGGAAGATCAAGCTTGCAGCAAATCAAGCTGGTCCTTCCGTTACCGTAATTGCCAAATGA
- the LOC111786190 gene encoding glutamate decarboxylase 4-like, which yields MVLPKTFSESDVSVHSTFASRYVRDSAPRFTMPQNSMPKEAAFQIINDELMLDGNPRLNLASFVTTWMEPECDKLIMDSVNKNYVDMDEYPVTTELQNRCVNMIAHLFNAPLGDSDTAVGVGTVGSSEAIMLAGLAFKRKWQNKRKAEGKPYDKPNIVTGANVQVCWEKFARYFEVELKEVKVREGYYVMDPVKAVEMVDENTICVAAILGSTYNGEFEDVKLLNDLLVEKNKKTGWDTPIHVDAASGGFIAPFLYPDLEWDFRLPLVKSINVSGHKYGLVYAGIGWVIWRTKEDLPEELIFHINYLGADQPTFTLNFSKGSSQIIAQYYQLIRLGFEGYQNVMQNCHDNAMVLKEGLEKTGRFSIASKDMGVPVVAFSLKDRSRHDEFEVSEMLRRFGWIVPAYPMPEGAKHVSVLRVVIREDFSRTLAERLVLDIVKVLAELDTLPPKNGAKSRSLEDGNKEKAEEAGREIASYWRNITMARKMKLAETQAGPSVTVIAK from the exons ATGGTGCTTCCCAAGACTTTCTCTGAATCGGACGTCTCTGTCCATTCCACCTTTGCCTCTCGCTATGTGCGGGACTCTGCTCCAAGATTCACCATGCCCCAAAACTCCATGCCCAAGGAGGCTGCTTTCCAAATCATCAACGACGAGCTCATGCTCGATGGCAACCCCAGGCTCAATTTGGCTTCCTTCGTCACCACTTGGATGGAGCCCGAGTGCGATAAGCTGATTATGGACTCTGTCAACAAGAACTACGTCGATATGGACGAGTACCCTGTCACCACCGAGCTTCAGAACCGATGTGTCAATATGATTGCCCATCTCTTCAACGCTCCCTTGGGAGACTCCGACACGGCGGTTGGAGTTGGCACGGTGGGATCCTCGGAGGCCATCATGTTGGCGGGATTGGCCTTCAAGAGGAAGTGGCAGAACAAGCGGAAAGCAGAGGGGAAGCCTTATGATAAGCCGAATATCGTGACAGGGGCGAATGTTCAAGTTTGTTGGGAGAAATTCGCGAGGTACTTTGAAGTGGAGCTGAAGGAAGTGAAGGTGAGAGAAGGGTATTACGTGATGGACCCTGTCAAGGCGGTGGAGATGGTGGATGAGAACACCATCTGCGTCGCTGCCATTTTGGGGTCGACTTACAATGGGGAATTCGAAGATGTGAAGCTGTTGAATGATTTgttggtggagaagaacaagaaaacagGGTGGGATACTCCCATTCATGTGGATGCTGCCAGCGGTGGATTCATAGCGCCGTTTCTGTATCCAGACCTCGAATGGGACTTCCGGCTTCCATTGGTGAAGAGCATCAATGTGAGTGGGCACAAATATGGGCTTGTCTACGCCGGAATTGGATGGGTCATTTGGAGAACCAAAGAGGATTTGCCTGAAGAGCTGATTTTCCACATAAATTACCTCGGAGCGGATCAACCCACCTTCACTCTCAACTTCTCCAAAG GGTCAAGCCAAATCATCGCTCAGTATTACCAACTAATCCGCTTGGGTTTCGAG GGGTACCAGAACGTGATGCAGAATTGTCACGACAACGCAATGGTGCTGAAGGAAGGGCTTGAAAAAACAGGAAGGTTCAGCATAGCGTCGAAGGACATGGGGGTGCCAGTGGTGGCATTCTCTCTGAAAGACAGAAGCCGGCACGACGAATTCGAGGTGTCGGAAATGCTGCGACGGTTCGGGTGGATCGTACCGGCATACCCAATGCCAGAGGGGGCGAAGCATGTGTCGGTTCTTCGCGTGGTGATCAGAGAAGACTTCTCGCGCACGCTAGCAGAGCGGCTGGTGCTTGATATCGTGAAAGTGTTGGCGGAGCTTGATACTCTGCCACCCAAGAATGGTGCAAAATCGAGAAGCTTGGAAGATGGGAACAAGGAGAAGGCAGAGGAAGCAGGGAGGGAGATAGCGAGTTATTGGAGGAATATAACCATGGCTAGGAAGATGAAGCTTGCTGAGACTCAAGCTGGTCCTTCAGTAACAGTCATTGCCAAATAA
- the LOC111803472 gene encoding protein NRT1/ PTR FAMILY 8.3-like: MGSHEDDRAILEEGLLQNESNGLYTGDGSVDFHGNPVLKQNTGNWKACPFILGNEGCERLAYYGISTNLVTYLTNKLHQGNVAAARNVTTWQGTCYLTPLIGAILADAYWGRYWTIAAFSTIYFIGMCTLTLSASVPALKPAECVGFMCPPASAAQYIVFFLGLYLIALGTGGIKPCVSSFGADQFDDSDPAERVKKGSFFNWFYFSINIGALISSSLLVWIQDNAGWGLGFGIPALFMGLAIISFFSGTKLYRFQKPGGSPITRMCQVLVASFRKRNLKVPGDSNLLYEVQDKSSAIEGSRKLEHSNELRCLDKAAVISDAELKSGDFSDPWRLCTVTQIEEFKILIRMFPIWATGIVFAAVYAQMSTLFVEQGTMLDKTIGSFQIPPASLSTFDVVSVIFWVPVYDRFIVPIARKLTGKERGFTEIQRMGIGLCISVFCMSAAAVVEIKRLSLARELDLVHKPEAVPLSILWQIPQYFLLGAAEVFTFIGQLEFFYDQSPDAMRSLCSALSLLTNALGNYLSSFILTIVTYLTTRNGQAGWIPDNLNEGHLDFFFWMLAGMSFLNLLVYIVCAKRYRPKKASS, encoded by the exons ATGGGTTCTCATGAGGACGACCGAGCAATCTTGGAAGAGGGTCTTTTGCAG AATGAAAGCAATGGACTCTATACAGGCGATGGCTCAGTTGACTTCCATGGGAATCCTGTTCTCAAACAAAATACTGGAAACTGGAAAGCATGCCCATTCATTCTAG GGAACGAAGGCTGTGAACGATTGGCCTACTATGGGATTTCGACGAACCTTGTCACTTATCTTACTAATAAATTACATCAAGGAAATGTTGCAGCTGCTAGAAATGTCACTACTTGGCAAGGAACTTGTTATCTTACACCCCTCATTGGAGCTATCTTGGCCGATGCTTACTGGGGAAGATATTGGACAATTGCTGCCTTTTCAACAATTTACTTCATT GGAATGTGTACGTTAACTCTCTCAGCATCGGTTCCTGCTCTAAAGCCTGCTGAATGCGTCGGGTTCATGTGCCCCCCGGCTTCTGCTGCTCAGTATATTGTATTTTTCCTTGGACTCTATCTGATTGCGCTTGGGACAGGTGGAATCAAGCCATGTGTTTCATCCTTTGGAGCTGATCAGTTTGATGATTCTGATCCTGCTGAAAGGGTTAAAAAGGGCTCGTTTTTCAACTGGTTTTACTTTTCTATCAATATTGGTGCTCTTATATCAAGTAGTTTGCTAGTTTGGATACAAGATAATGCTGGGTGGGGTCTAGGATTTGGCATCCCTGCATTGTTTATGGGACTTGCTATAATAAGTTTCTTTTCTGGCACAAAGCTCTACAGATTTCAGAAGCCGGGGGGAAGCCCGATTACGAGAATGTGCCAGGTTTTGGTTGCGTCCTTTCGTAAACGAAATCTAAAGGTTCCTGGTGACAGTAATCTTCTGTATGAGGTGCAAGATAAAAGTTCTGCCATTGAAGGAAGTCGTAAGCTCGAACATAGTAATGAACTGAG ATGCCTTGACAAAGCGGCTGTCATCTCCGATGCTGAGTTGAAAAGTGGCGACTTCTCGGATCCATGGAGGCTTTGCACGGTAACACAGATCGAGGAGTTCAAGATTCTTATCCGCATGTTCCCCATATGGGCAACTGGAATTGTCTTTGCAGCCGTATACGCCCAAATGTCGACATTATTCGTGGAGCAAGGGACAATGCTGGACAAGACCATTGGTTCTTTCCAAATTCCTCCAGCCTCTCTCTCGACCTTCGATGTCGTAAGCGTCATTTTCTGGGTTCCTGTGTACGATAGATTCATAGTCCCAATCGCAAGGAAACTCACAGGAAAAGAGCGAGGATTCACCGAAATACAGCGGATGGGCATCGGCCTGTGCATATCAGTTTTTTGTATGTCAGCTGCAGCCGTGGTAGAGATCAAAAGACTGAGTCTTGCAAGAGAACTCGATTTGGTGCATAAACCAGAGGCTGTACCACTGAGCATTCTGTGGCAAATACCACAATATTTCTTGCTTGGTGCAGCAGAAGTGTTCACATTCATCGGGCAGCTCGAGTTTTTCTACGATCAATCGCCCGATGCGATGAGGAGTCTGTGCAGCGCGTTGTCTCTGTTAACCAACGCGTTGGGGAACTACCTCAGCTCATTCATTCTAACCATTGTAACTTACTTGACAACAAGAAATGGGCAGGCTGGGTGGATACCTGATAACTTGAACGAGGGGCATTTGGATTTCTTCTTCTGGATGTTGGCTGGAATGAGCTTCTTGAATTTGCTGGTTTACATTGTCTGCGCCAAACGCTACCGCCCAAAGAAGGCTTCTTCTTAA